One window from the genome of Labilithrix sp. encodes:
- the smc gene encoding chromosome segregation protein SMC — protein sequence MKIKRLELQGFKSFVDRTVVSFEHEIMGIVGPNGCGKSNIVDAIRWCMGEQSAKHLRGRSMEDVIFNGSESRTPADFAEVTLTFENDDPGDMPLEYKDYAEIAVTRRLHRSGDSEYLINKTPVRLKDITDLFLGTGVGTKAYSIVEQGKIGLIVSAKPEDRRLLIEEAAGITKFKSRKKQAERKMELTQQNLLRVGDIIGELERSLGSLKRQAAKAERYIAYRGELEDLQLHDSAQKWLELRGWIMLESNEVERLGLEADEARNTLAAREGELDAARQDAHNAEEALEQANTAAFAADNEARAEEAAIERAKDRIDALRRRETQAEGELAEIAEQAGTLATERAAVDADIAILEEGETGVANAVAAEEEKLATLSTESEDAERVVVELRQVISQAREAIAASEAKLEGFDRRKEDLVHREERISGEREQREGSLLELEARMEQLWLAVEDLTSGKVTTEEDRAQMEVRLGELRHEIAESERLLDEAKAEASKKRSRLHALSEMHARNEGVGAGAKALIETKSETLAGLLADRVEAPVELTPALAGLLGSHLEDVVVEDLERGVALLADLATKNKGRATIVARHPAFVAGRSARLPGDGDGDGEGGEGALRLVDHLRYAPEDEALVRAVIGDTVVVADVDAALAFRAETRADVEVVTRDGTVFHADGRVSGGNGEAGAHMLDVRREMRELTDEVLRLEALVADRLAHHQTLRTQIGETQGALERARQQAHQDELALVHAEKDLKNAEAEAAQHTGRVAELAAELAELHAKIATADAERGEAQSALDQAREGLAGLETRIGEAETSATEWREQAKAQQANLMERKVALAGAREKLAASRTTLQRLAQSELALTERSQRLEAELFEGARELGATAATLLKHKEQRETALAAAKAAQDMLTEARGTFERFRADLGEREAGLKDLRTRADETRAALGQHEMALRERELAMEHLLAGVREKFRGLDLARVVGDYHLRPPPDPESRARIAELSGLIDRMGSVNLDATREYEEAEKRYAFYTTQKQDLDKALADLERAIQQMNRESKKMFTDTFTAVNERFQKLFPTMFRGGRAELRLTNPEDMLETGIDIIAQPPGKKLASIELMSGGEKALTAVSLIFAIFSIRPSPFCILDEVDAPLDEANVGRYCEAIREMTDRSQFILITHIKKTMQMVDILHGVTMGEPGVSRLVSVKVSEAALAGKTTTGKVPTTAVA from the coding sequence ATGAAGATCAAACGCCTCGAGCTCCAGGGTTTCAAGTCTTTCGTCGACCGCACGGTCGTGAGCTTCGAGCACGAGATCATGGGCATCGTCGGCCCGAACGGGTGTGGGAAGTCGAACATCGTCGACGCCATCCGCTGGTGCATGGGCGAACAGAGCGCCAAGCACCTCCGCGGCCGGAGCATGGAAGACGTCATCTTCAACGGCTCCGAGTCGCGGACCCCGGCCGACTTCGCCGAGGTCACCCTCACCTTCGAGAACGACGATCCGGGCGACATGCCGCTCGAGTACAAAGACTACGCCGAGATCGCGGTGACGCGGCGGCTGCATCGCAGCGGCGACAGCGAGTACCTGATCAACAAGACGCCCGTTCGCCTGAAGGACATCACCGATCTGTTCCTCGGCACCGGCGTCGGCACGAAGGCGTACTCGATCGTCGAGCAGGGCAAGATCGGCCTCATCGTCAGCGCGAAGCCGGAGGACCGGCGCCTCCTCATCGAAGAGGCCGCCGGCATCACGAAGTTCAAGAGCCGGAAGAAGCAGGCCGAGCGCAAGATGGAGCTCACGCAGCAGAACCTGCTTCGCGTCGGCGACATCATCGGCGAGCTCGAACGGAGCCTCGGCTCGCTGAAGCGGCAGGCCGCGAAGGCGGAGCGCTACATCGCGTACCGCGGCGAGCTCGAGGACCTCCAGCTCCACGACTCCGCGCAGAAGTGGCTCGAGCTCCGCGGCTGGATCATGCTCGAGTCGAACGAGGTCGAGCGCCTCGGCCTCGAGGCCGACGAGGCGAGGAACACGCTCGCCGCGCGCGAGGGCGAGCTCGACGCCGCGCGCCAGGACGCGCACAACGCCGAGGAGGCGCTCGAGCAAGCCAACACCGCCGCGTTCGCCGCCGACAACGAGGCGCGCGCGGAGGAGGCCGCGATCGAGCGCGCGAAGGACCGCATCGACGCGCTCCGCCGCCGCGAGACGCAGGCCGAGGGCGAGCTCGCCGAGATCGCGGAGCAGGCCGGCACGCTCGCGACGGAGCGAGCGGCGGTGGACGCCGACATCGCGATCCTCGAAGAGGGCGAGACCGGCGTCGCGAACGCGGTCGCGGCGGAGGAGGAGAAGCTCGCGACGCTCTCGACCGAGAGCGAGGACGCCGAGCGCGTCGTCGTCGAGCTGCGTCAGGTCATCAGCCAGGCGCGCGAGGCCATCGCCGCGAGCGAGGCCAAGCTCGAAGGCTTTGATCGCCGCAAGGAGGACCTCGTCCACCGCGAGGAGCGCATCTCCGGCGAGCGCGAGCAGCGGGAGGGATCGCTCCTCGAGCTCGAGGCGCGCATGGAGCAGCTCTGGCTCGCGGTCGAAGACCTCACCTCGGGGAAGGTCACGACCGAGGAGGACCGCGCGCAGATGGAGGTCCGCCTCGGCGAGCTCCGCCACGAGATCGCCGAGAGCGAGCGGCTCCTCGACGAGGCGAAGGCGGAGGCGAGCAAGAAGCGCTCGCGCCTGCACGCGCTCTCCGAGATGCACGCGCGCAACGAGGGCGTCGGCGCCGGCGCGAAGGCGCTCATCGAGACGAAGAGCGAGACCCTCGCCGGCCTCCTCGCCGACCGCGTCGAGGCCCCGGTCGAGCTCACCCCCGCCCTCGCCGGCCTCCTCGGGAGCCACCTCGAGGACGTCGTCGTCGAGGACCTCGAGCGCGGCGTCGCGCTCCTCGCCGACCTCGCGACGAAGAACAAGGGACGCGCCACGATCGTCGCGCGTCATCCCGCGTTCGTCGCCGGGCGCAGCGCGAGACTCCCCGGCGACGGCGACGGCGACGGCGAGGGAGGCGAAGGCGCGCTCCGCCTCGTCGATCACCTCCGCTACGCGCCCGAGGACGAGGCGCTCGTGCGCGCGGTCATCGGCGACACCGTCGTCGTCGCCGACGTCGACGCCGCCCTCGCCTTCCGCGCCGAAACCCGCGCCGACGTCGAGGTCGTCACGCGCGACGGCACCGTGTTCCACGCCGACGGTCGCGTGTCGGGCGGCAACGGCGAGGCCGGCGCGCACATGCTCGACGTGCGCCGCGAGATGCGCGAGCTCACCGACGAGGTCCTTCGCCTCGAGGCCCTCGTCGCCGATCGCCTCGCGCACCACCAGACCCTGCGCACGCAGATCGGCGAGACGCAGGGCGCGCTCGAGCGCGCGCGGCAGCAGGCGCATCAGGACGAGCTCGCGCTCGTCCACGCCGAGAAGGACCTGAAGAACGCGGAGGCGGAGGCGGCGCAGCACACCGGGCGCGTCGCCGAGCTCGCGGCCGAGCTCGCCGAGCTCCACGCGAAGATCGCGACCGCCGACGCCGAGCGCGGCGAGGCGCAGAGCGCGCTCGATCAGGCGCGCGAGGGGCTCGCCGGCCTCGAGACGCGCATCGGCGAGGCGGAGACGAGCGCGACGGAGTGGCGCGAGCAAGCGAAGGCGCAGCAAGCGAACCTGATGGAGCGCAAGGTCGCCCTCGCCGGCGCGCGCGAGAAGCTCGCCGCTTCACGAACGACGCTGCAGCGCCTCGCGCAGAGCGAGCTCGCGCTGACGGAGCGCTCCCAGCGCCTCGAGGCGGAGCTCTTCGAAGGCGCGCGCGAGCTCGGCGCGACGGCGGCCACGCTCCTCAAGCACAAGGAGCAGCGCGAGACCGCGCTCGCCGCGGCGAAGGCGGCGCAAGACATGCTCACCGAGGCGCGCGGCACCTTCGAGCGCTTCCGCGCCGACCTCGGCGAGCGCGAGGCGGGCCTCAAGGACCTCCGCACCCGCGCCGACGAGACGCGCGCCGCGCTCGGCCAGCACGAGATGGCGCTCCGCGAACGCGAGCTCGCGATGGAGCACCTCCTCGCCGGCGTGCGCGAGAAGTTCCGCGGCCTCGACCTCGCGCGCGTGGTCGGCGACTACCACCTGCGTCCGCCGCCCGATCCCGAGAGCCGCGCGCGCATCGCGGAGCTCTCGGGCCTCATCGACCGCATGGGCTCCGTCAACCTCGACGCCACGCGCGAGTACGAAGAGGCGGAGAAGCGGTACGCGTTCTACACGACGCAGAAGCAGGACCTCGACAAGGCGCTCGCCGATCTCGAGCGCGCGATCCAGCAGATGAACCGCGAGTCGAAGAAGATGTTCACCGACACCTTCACCGCGGTGAACGAGCGCTTCCAGAAGCTCTTCCCGACCATGTTCCGCGGCGGCCGCGCGGAGCTGCGACTCACCAACCCGGAGGACATGCTCGAGACCGGCATCGACATCATCGCGCAGCCGCCGGGCAAGAAGCTCGCGAGCATCGAGCTGATGAGCGGCGGCGAGAAGGCGCTCACCGCGGTCTCCCTCATCTTCGCGATCTTCAGCATCCGCCCCTCGCCGTTCTGCATCCTCGACGAGGTCGACGCCCCGCTCGACGAGGCGAACGTCGGCCGCTACTGCGAGGCGATCCGCGAGATGACCGATCGCTCGCAGTTCATCCTCATCACGCACATCAAGAAGACGATGCAGATGGTCGACATCCTGCACGGCGTCACGATGGGCGAGCCCGGCGTGAGCCGCCTCGTCAGCGTGAAGGTCAGCGAGGCCGCGCTCGCGGGCAAGACCACGACGGGGAAGGTCCCGACCACCGCCGTCGCCTGA